The window AGAACAAGCTCCAGTTCATCGTCGACCTTGACGCGACCAAGCCGCGGATTCGCGAGGCGATCGGCGAGCAGTACGACGTGGAGGTCACGAAAGTGAACACGCAAATAACCATGAACGGAACCAAGAAGGCGACCGTGCGACTGTCCGAGGACGACGACGCACAGGAAGTCGCCTCCCGAATCGGGGTGTTCTAGATGGGGCGACGAATCAGAGGCCAGCGACGTGGCCGCGGCGGTTCGGTGTTCCGTGCACCCTCGCACCGGTACAAGGCGGACCTCTCGCACCGACGCACGGAGGACGACGACCTGCTTACGGGCGAGGTCGTCGGCATCGAACACGACCCCGCACGCAGCGCACCCGTCGCCGACGTGGAGTTCGACGACGACGACCGGCGTCTCGTGCTCGCGCCCGAAGGGATCACCGTCGGCGAGGAGATCCAGATCGGGATCAGCGCGGAGATCAAGCCCGGTAACACGCTGCCGCTGGCGGAGGTCCCCGAAGGGGTTCCGGTCTGTAACGTCGAGTCGAAAGCCGGTGACGGCGGTCGGTTCGCACGGGCGAGCGGCGTCAACGCGACGCTGATCACCCACGACCGGAACGCTGCGGTCGTCCAGCTTCCGAGCGGCGAGGTCAAACGGCTCTCGCCGGACTGCCGGGCGACGATCGGCGTCGTTGCGGGCGGTGGACGGACCGAGAAGCCGTTCGTCAAAGCCGGGAACAAGTACCACAAGATGAAGGCCCGCGGGACCAAATGGCCTCGCGTGCGCGGTGTGGCGATGAACGCCGTCGACCACCCCTTCGGAGGGGGTGGCCGCCAGCACCCCGGTCGACCGAAGAGTGTCTCGCGGCACGCACCGCCGGGGCGGAAGGTCGGGGACATCACGTCCCGACGCACCGGCAGAGGTAACAAATAATGAGTTCATCCGATTACAGGACCGGCCAGGAAGGCGAGTTCACCTTCCGTGGTCACACGGTCGACGAGCTGCAGGCAATGGAGCTCGAGGAAGTCGCGGAACTGCTGCCCGCACGCCAGCGGCGAAGCATCAAGCGCGGTCTCTCGGCGG is drawn from Halalkalicoccus subterraneus and contains these coding sequences:
- a CDS encoding 50S ribosomal protein L23; this translates as MTIQHPLITEKAMNDMDFENKLQFIVDLDATKPRIREAIGEQYDVEVTKVNTQITMNGTKKATVRLSEDDDAQEVASRIGVF
- a CDS encoding 50S ribosomal protein L2 gives rise to the protein MGRRIRGQRRGRGGSVFRAPSHRYKADLSHRRTEDDDLLTGEVVGIEHDPARSAPVADVEFDDDDRRLVLAPEGITVGEEIQIGISAEIKPGNTLPLAEVPEGVPVCNVESKAGDGGRFARASGVNATLITHDRNAAVVQLPSGEVKRLSPDCRATIGVVAGGGRTEKPFVKAGNKYHKMKARGTKWPRVRGVAMNAVDHPFGGGGRQHPGRPKSVSRHAPPGRKVGDITSRRTGRGNK